Proteins encoded within one genomic window of Brassica rapa cultivar Chiifu-401-42 chromosome A09, CAAS_Brap_v3.01, whole genome shotgun sequence:
- the LOC103840711 gene encoding UDP-glycosyltransferase 74B1 → MAETTTTTTAKTSSKGHVLVLPYPVQGHLNPMVQFAKRLVSKGLKVTIATTTYTASSISTPSVSVEPISDGHDFIPIGVPGVSIDAYSESFKLHGSQTLTRVISKFKSTDSPIDSLVYDSFLPWGLEVARSNSLSAAAFFTNNLTVCSVLRKFASGEFPLPADPASAPYLVRGLPALSYDELPSFVGRHSSSHAEHGRVLLNQFRNHEDADWLFVNGFEGLETQGCEVGESEAMKATLIGPMIPSAYLDGRIKDDKGYGSSLMKPLSEECMEWLDTKLSKSVVFVSFGSFGILFEKQLAEVATALQESNFNFLWVIKEAHIAKLPEGFVEATKDRALLVSWCNQLEVLAHGSIGCFLTHCGWNSTLEGLSLGVPMVGVPQWSDQMNDAKFVEEVWRVGYRAKEEAGGGVVKSDEVVRCLKGVMEGESSVEIRESSKKWKDLAVKAMSEGGSSDRSINEFVESLGKKH, encoded by the exons gACCAGCTCCAAAGGCCACGTCTTGGTCTTACCTTACCCAGTCCAAGGCCACCTCAACCCAATGGTCCAGTTCGCTAAACGCCTAGTCTCCAAAGGCCTCAAAGTCACAATCGCCACCACCACCTACACCGCCTCCTCCATCTCCACCCCCTCCGTCTCCGTCGAACCAATCTCCGACGGCCACGACTTCATCCCCATAGGCGTCCCCGGCGTCAGCATCGACGCCTACTCCGAATCCTTCAAGCTCCACGGCTCCCAAACCTTAACCCGCGTAATCTCCAAATTCAAATCCACAGATTCACCCATCGATTCTTTAGTCTACGACTCTTTCCTCCCGTGGGGACTCGAAGTCGCGAGATCTAACTCCCTCTCAGCTGCTGCTTTCTTCACCAACAACCTCACCGTTTGCTCTGTCCTTCGCAAATTCGCCTCCGGTGAGTTTCCTCTCCCCGCTGATCCCGCTTCCGCGCCGTATCTCGTCCGTGGCTTGCCGGCTTTGAGCTACGACGAGCTTCCTTCCTTCGTCGGACGTCACTCGTCGAGCCACGCGGAGCACGGGAGGGTTCTTCTGAATCAGTTTCGTAACCACGAAGATGCTGATTGGCTGTTCGTCAACGGCTTCGAAGGGTTAGAGACACAA GGTTGTGAAGTTGGAGAATCAGAGGCGATGAAGGCGACGTTGATCGGACCTATGATCCCATCTGCTTATCTTGACGGCCGAATCAAAGACGATAAAGGCTATGGCTCGAGCCTGATGAAGCCGCTCTCGGAGGAGTGTATGGAGTGGTTAGACACTAAGCTGAGTAAGTCAGTGGTTTTTGTTTCGTTTGGTTCCTTTGGGATCCTCTTTGAGAAGCAACTCGCTGAGGTAGCAACGGCGTTACAAGAATCGAACTTTAACTTCTTGTGGGTGATTAAAGAAGCTCATATAGCGAAGTTACCAGAAGGGTTTGTGGAAGCTACCAAAGACAGAGCGTTGCTTGTTTCTTGGTGTAACCAGCTTGAGGTTTTAGCTCATGGATCTATAGGTTGTTTTTTGACTCACTGCGGTTGGAACTCGACGCTGGAAGGGTTGAGTTTGGGAGTTCCGATGGTGGGTGTGCCGCAGTGGAGTGATCAGATGAATGATGCTAAGTTTGTGGAGGAGGTTTGGAGAGTTGGGTATAGAGCGAAAGAGGAAGCTGGGGGAGGAGTTGTGAAGAGCGATGAGGTGGTGAGGTGTTTGAAAGGAGTGATGGAAGGAGAGAGTAGTGTGGAGATTAGAGAGAGTTCTAAGAAGTGGAAAGATTTGGCTGTGAAGGCGATGAGTGAAGGAGGAAGCTCTGATCGGAGCATTAATGAGTTTGTGGAGAGTTTAGGGAAGAAACATTGA